From a region of the Etheostoma cragini isolate CJK2018 chromosome 20, CSU_Ecrag_1.0, whole genome shotgun sequence genome:
- the LOC117936239 gene encoding adapter protein CIKS-like isoform X5, producing the protein MSQRGENNSQLQSDEEDLEPPLPLRSDDQCPNYRPRPPPHHYMYNYDLYHTMDVRYYHSAGQGKCNLNPINTLPPQSCHAAPCQYRRAWDDSQNWLQCQGNFMNDSVAQGSVSVNVPQFSVPPVEALLRVNVMNQSSARAEGLVSHPHEKRRTISLPDECRNVFITHSSDISSEIVPFVDFLTKHGFRPAIDIFDNPMRRMDINKWKDSYLKHQSALIVIAISPKYKSDIEGCVVDSHDRHTKYIHSMMLNEFIQQGSLNFRFIPLLFLNASQKHIPSWLQNTRVFRWPQDAEDVLLRLLREERYVPTPVPPELTLIIRPVAPSAATTL; encoded by the exons ATGTCCCAGAG ggGTGAAAACAATTCTCAGCTTCAGAGTGATGAGGAGGATCTTGAGCCACCCTTGCCGCTAAGATCTGATGATCAGTGTCCAAACTACAGACCCCGTCCACCTCCTCACCACTACATGTACAACTACG ACTTGTATCATACGATGGATGTCAGGTATTATCACTCTGCAGGACAAGGGAAGTGCAACCTCAATCCCATCAACACACTCCCTCCTCAGTCATGTCACGCTGCTCCCTGTCAGTACAGAAGAGCCTGGGATGACTCCCAAAACTG GCTCCAGTGCCAAGGTAACTTTATGAATGACAGCGTGGCTCAGGGAAGTGTTTCAGTTAATGTCCCTCAGTTCTCCGTGCCCCCTGTGGAGGCCTTGTTGCGGGTCAACGTGATGAACCAGAGCTCGGCAAGAGCAGAGGGGTTGGTCTCACATCCACATGAGAAAAGAAGAACCATCAGTCTGCCTGATGAGTGCC GAAACGTTTTTATAACTCATTCTTCAGACATTTCTTCAGAGATAGTTCCCTTTGTAGACTTTCTCACAAAGCACGGTTTTCGACCAGCT ATTGACATATTTGATAACCCCATGAGACGCATGGATATCAACAAGTGGAAGGACAGTTACCTGAAGCAT CAATCAGCCCTGATTGTCATCGCCATTAGTCCAAAGTACAAGTCGGACATTGAAGGATGTGTAGTGGATAGCCATGATCGACACACTAAATATATTCACTCCATG ATGCTGAATGAATTCATCCAGCAAGGCAGCTTGAATTTTAGATTCATACCGCTTCTCTTCTTAAACGCATCCCAG AAACACATCCCAAGTTGGCTTCAGAACACCAGAGTTTTCCGCTGGCCGCAGGACGCTGAAGATGTGTTACTGCGGTTACTCCGGGAGGAGAGATACGTTCCTACTCCTGTTCCTCCGGAGCTCACCCTCATCATCAGGCCTGTGGCCCCCAGTGCTGCAACTACACTGTAA
- the LOC117936239 gene encoding uncharacterized protein LOC117936239 isoform X3, with the protein METSGNVPEVKVFPPTNKSENSLQLLSPEVTVNQTFHVNPHQDRFLPTCCTDADYFCQKTSRKVGQVNQEFRSQPAGEGQHFELTEHREPEDRGASFVRMNLLRGPRPAETRQGDTRRECCCCVRGPNRCGTTEPANRDTTRGENNSQLQSDEEDLEPPLPLRSDDQCPNYRPRPPPHHYMYNYGQGKCNLNPINTLPPQSCHAAPCQYRRAWDDSQNWLQCQGNFMNDSVAQGSVSVNVPQFSVPPVEALLRVNVMNQSSARAEGLVSHPHEKRRTISLPDECRNVFITHSSDISSEIVPFVDFLTKHGFRPAIDIFDNPMRRMDINKWKDSYLKHQSALIVIAISPKYKSDIEGCVVDSHDRHTKYIHSMMLNEFIQQGSLNFRFIPLLFLNASQKHIPSWLQNTRVFRWPQDAEDVLLRLLREERYVPTPVPPELTLIIRPVAPSAATTL; encoded by the exons ATGGAGACATCTGGAAATGTCCCAGAGGTCAAAGTTTTTCCCCCCACAAATAAGTCAGAAAATTCCCTTCAACTGTTAAGCCCTGAAGTTACAGTAAACCAAACCTTTCATGTTAACCCACACCAGGATAGATTCTTACCAACCTGTTGCACGGATGCAGATTATTTCTGCCAAAAAACATCACGTAAAGTTGGACAAGTGAACCAAGAGTTTAGGAGTCAACCAGCTGGAGAGGGGCAGCATTTTGAGCTGACAGAACACAGAGAGCCAGAAGATAGAGGAGCATCTTTCGTCAGGATGAATCTCCTTCGTGGACCTCGTCCTGCAGAGACCAGGCAGGGTGACACCAGAAGAGAGTGCTGCTGTTGTGTCCGTGGACCTAACCGGTGTGGAACAACAGAGCCtgcaaacagagacacaacTAG ggGTGAAAACAATTCTCAGCTTCAGAGTGATGAGGAGGATCTTGAGCCACCCTTGCCGCTAAGATCTGATGATCAGTGTCCAAACTACAGACCCCGTCCACCTCCTCACCACTACATGTACAACTACG GACAAGGGAAGTGCAACCTCAATCCCATCAACACACTCCCTCCTCAGTCATGTCACGCTGCTCCCTGTCAGTACAGAAGAGCCTGGGATGACTCCCAAAACTG GCTCCAGTGCCAAGGTAACTTTATGAATGACAGCGTGGCTCAGGGAAGTGTTTCAGTTAATGTCCCTCAGTTCTCCGTGCCCCCTGTGGAGGCCTTGTTGCGGGTCAACGTGATGAACCAGAGCTCGGCAAGAGCAGAGGGGTTGGTCTCACATCCACATGAGAAAAGAAGAACCATCAGTCTGCCTGATGAGTGCC GAAACGTTTTTATAACTCATTCTTCAGACATTTCTTCAGAGATAGTTCCCTTTGTAGACTTTCTCACAAAGCACGGTTTTCGACCAGCT ATTGACATATTTGATAACCCCATGAGACGCATGGATATCAACAAGTGGAAGGACAGTTACCTGAAGCAT CAATCAGCCCTGATTGTCATCGCCATTAGTCCAAAGTACAAGTCGGACATTGAAGGATGTGTAGTGGATAGCCATGATCGACACACTAAATATATTCACTCCATG ATGCTGAATGAATTCATCCAGCAAGGCAGCTTGAATTTTAGATTCATACCGCTTCTCTTCTTAAACGCATCCCAG AAACACATCCCAAGTTGGCTTCAGAACACCAGAGTTTTCCGCTGGCCGCAGGACGCTGAAGATGTGTTACTGCGGTTACTCCGGGAGGAGAGATACGTTCCTACTCCTGTTCCTCCGGAGCTCACCCTCATCATCAGGCCTGTGGCCCCCAGTGCTGCAACTACACTGTAA
- the LOC117936239 gene encoding uncharacterized protein LOC117936239 isoform X1, which translates to METSGNVPEVKVFPPTNKSENSLQLLSPEVTVNQTFHVNPHQDRFLPTCCTDADYFCQKTSRKVGQVNQEFRSQPAGEGQHFELTEHREPEDRGASFVRMNLLRGPRPAETRQGDTRRECCCCVRGPNRCGTTEPANRDTTRGENNSQLQSDEEDLEPPLPLRSDDQCPNYRPRPPPHHYMYNYDLYHTMDVRYYHSAGQGKCNLNPINTLPPQSCHAAPCQYRRAWDDSQNWLQCQGNFMNDSVAQGSVSVNVPQFSVPPVEALLRVNVMNQSSARAEGLVSHPHEKRRTISLPDECRNVFITHSSDISSEIVPFVDFLTKHGFRPAIDIFDNPMRRMDINKWKDSYLKHQSALIVIAISPKYKSDIEGCVVDSHDRHTKYIHSMMLNEFIQQGSLNFRFIPLLFLNASQKHIPSWLQNTRVFRWPQDAEDVLLRLLREERYVPTPVPPELTLIIRPVAPSAATTL; encoded by the exons ATGGAGACATCTGGAAATGTCCCAGAGGTCAAAGTTTTTCCCCCCACAAATAAGTCAGAAAATTCCCTTCAACTGTTAAGCCCTGAAGTTACAGTAAACCAAACCTTTCATGTTAACCCACACCAGGATAGATTCTTACCAACCTGTTGCACGGATGCAGATTATTTCTGCCAAAAAACATCACGTAAAGTTGGACAAGTGAACCAAGAGTTTAGGAGTCAACCAGCTGGAGAGGGGCAGCATTTTGAGCTGACAGAACACAGAGAGCCAGAAGATAGAGGAGCATCTTTCGTCAGGATGAATCTCCTTCGTGGACCTCGTCCTGCAGAGACCAGGCAGGGTGACACCAGAAGAGAGTGCTGCTGTTGTGTCCGTGGACCTAACCGGTGTGGAACAACAGAGCCtgcaaacagagacacaacTAG ggGTGAAAACAATTCTCAGCTTCAGAGTGATGAGGAGGATCTTGAGCCACCCTTGCCGCTAAGATCTGATGATCAGTGTCCAAACTACAGACCCCGTCCACCTCCTCACCACTACATGTACAACTACG ACTTGTATCATACGATGGATGTCAGGTATTATCACTCTGCAGGACAAGGGAAGTGCAACCTCAATCCCATCAACACACTCCCTCCTCAGTCATGTCACGCTGCTCCCTGTCAGTACAGAAGAGCCTGGGATGACTCCCAAAACTG GCTCCAGTGCCAAGGTAACTTTATGAATGACAGCGTGGCTCAGGGAAGTGTTTCAGTTAATGTCCCTCAGTTCTCCGTGCCCCCTGTGGAGGCCTTGTTGCGGGTCAACGTGATGAACCAGAGCTCGGCAAGAGCAGAGGGGTTGGTCTCACATCCACATGAGAAAAGAAGAACCATCAGTCTGCCTGATGAGTGCC GAAACGTTTTTATAACTCATTCTTCAGACATTTCTTCAGAGATAGTTCCCTTTGTAGACTTTCTCACAAAGCACGGTTTTCGACCAGCT ATTGACATATTTGATAACCCCATGAGACGCATGGATATCAACAAGTGGAAGGACAGTTACCTGAAGCAT CAATCAGCCCTGATTGTCATCGCCATTAGTCCAAAGTACAAGTCGGACATTGAAGGATGTGTAGTGGATAGCCATGATCGACACACTAAATATATTCACTCCATG ATGCTGAATGAATTCATCCAGCAAGGCAGCTTGAATTTTAGATTCATACCGCTTCTCTTCTTAAACGCATCCCAG AAACACATCCCAAGTTGGCTTCAGAACACCAGAGTTTTCCGCTGGCCGCAGGACGCTGAAGATGTGTTACTGCGGTTACTCCGGGAGGAGAGATACGTTCCTACTCCTGTTCCTCCGGAGCTCACCCTCATCATCAGGCCTGTGGCCCCCAGTGCTGCAACTACACTGTAA
- the LOC117936274 gene encoding trichohyalin-like, with protein MAEASGANRAAAPQTSSLKSTKGLGLLGKLKMSAELLIALAALLSWVVVGVVMFDFVEYKAVPDIQQIVSDPVQAVNDAVDEVSSLFNKFQECAPDLSDPMSAATYAAEEISDAKDGFVRYFSDDEGKFYLSYVDPVVIGRQAFHSTNDFLCGYVGTFKDTLCAIVDTISDILLDINKGKMYLSYTDPVVIGRGVFGVTNDLLCGVGGYIQDVLCAILDTILDVVKGTMEITFTDPVVVGRNVFSATDDTVSGIVGYIKDVLCAIIDSILDITKGTTDISFIDPVVVGRNVFSVTNDFLGGITGYIQDVLCAILDVILDTAEDIQHAMGFRPMSALKRTAEIITEQIDTLWSYVSTTLIGEQGVMPEVSVDPMKVVEEAVLEFTDKKDLFVAYMSSMLAGDQDEPVATPVVNIVSEKDETDAPQSPSDIHLVQRKGEFLPPFEKVTEIMKAAKDDAAAAAAAAAAAAELSEAPDSKIEEEAKVPTEAASEADGNEAEDVKHVGLEETKHEPSLEEGEEVDILGEDAAHDEEEEEEKGFGTDVKTEIEEEDAQEPETKGDVVQAKGEEERTIAEDVLVQREKEEETEKDAKKDQERDEETKTEDLVEEEEEEEEEEEEEEEEETKAEEVFVEGEEEEDEGETQKEDAVEKEEKTKTEDIVEEEKEETKNKDDLVEDGEKEEEEMREEDEAEDPKAEEEAVEDKAGDETKTQLVVEEEDEEKEEEEGEVETKTEDHLLKAKEEEDTKTDVLVEDEKEEKKEEHTTTEAEADEDGIEDEDLEVGEEIDKENIEMPDTDVKAQFVKTDQDDQALDQDDDEALEEEEEEEQLEKMEVDDEGKQPSVQQLDLKILLAEEETLVHDQDEYNDVIDDHRDENNNNSESGKTELKGKRKVHIPFERLRKLGSRASQKQHLHKHEKVLKEAKERHAMKDVKDAILKDLKAAKTEKEKREEEMKIEETIEIKLKEDKLKEEYKPLEKKPLKPKEKEPKDKEESTKPSTAEAEVLKPSKQKDDTAEPKKKRQVTKDSEEKNRTELKKPPKQQKEVKKLPKEEKEVDKPSKEEKEDKKPSREEKEVKKPSKEEKEDRKPSREKKEDKKPSKEETEDKKPIRKEKEVKKPSKEEKGVKKPSREEKEDKKPSKEKEDKKPSKEEKEVKKPSKEKEVKKPSREEKEDKKPSKEEKEVKKPSKEEKPSREEKEDKKASKDKEVKKPSKEEKEDKKPSKEAKEDRKPSKEKEVKKPSREEEEDRIPSRKEIEDKKPSKEKEDKKPSKEEKEVKKPSKEKEVKKPSREDKKDQKTSKEEKEVKKTSKEEKPSREEKEHRKPSREKKEDPWDPLELSVMRFKV; from the exons ATGGCTGAAG CCAGTGGAGCCAATAGAGCAGCTGCACCGCAGACAAGCTCCCTTAAGTCCACCAAAGGTCTGGGACTCCTTGGGAAGCTGAAAATGTCTGCTGAGCTGCTGATTGCCCTGGCTGCTCTCCTGTCCTGGGTGGTGGTGGGAGTGGTGATGTTCGACTTTGTGGAGTACAAGGCAGTCCCTG ACATTCAGCAAATAGTTTCTGACCCCGTGCAAGCTGTAAACGACGCTGTCGATGAAGTGTCCAGTCTATTCAACAAGTTTCAAG AATGTGCTCCTGATTTAAGTGACCCCATGTCAGCTGCCACTTACGCAGCGGAGGAAATATCGGACGCAAAAGATGGATTTGTTCGTTATTTTTCAGATGATGAAG GGAAATTCTACCTCAGCTATGTTGACCCTGTGGTCATCGGTAGACAAGCTTTCCATTCAACCAATGATTTCCTCTGTGGATATGTGGGCACCTTCAAGGACACACTGTGTGCTATCGTTGACACTATATCTGACATATTATTGGATATAAATAAAG gaaAAATGTACCTTAGCTACACTGACCCTGTGGTTATAGGCAGAGGTGTCTTTGGTGTAACTAATGACCTTTTGTGTGGAGTCGGGGGCTACATCCAAGATGTGCTCTGTGCCATTTTGGACACAATTCTGGATGTAGTGAAAG GAACCATGGAGATAACCTTCACAGACCCTGTGGTGGTTGGCAGAAACGTTTTCAGTGCTACTGATGACACCGTGAGTGGAATAGTGGGCTACATCAAGGACGTGCTCTGTGCCATCATAGACAGTATACTGGATATAACCAAAG GAACCACTGACATTAGCTTCATTGACCCTGTGGTTGTTGGCAGAAATGTCTTCAGTGTTACTAACGACTTTCTGGGTGGAATAACAGGATACATCCAAGATGTGCTCTGTGCCATCTTGGATGTAATACTAGACACAGCAGAAG ACATCCAGCATGCTATGGGATTCCGACCCATGTCAGCTCTGAAGAGAACAGCAGAAATCATCACAGAACAGATAGACACGCTCTGGAGCTACGTCTCCACAACGCTGATTGGAGAACAAG GGGTCATGCCTGAAGTGTCTGTTGACCCCATGAAAGTTGTTGAAGAGGCCGTGTTGGAGTTCACAGACAAGAAAGATTTGTTTGTGGCTTACATGTCAAGCATGCTTGCTGGTGATCAAG ATGAACCTGTTGCCACACCTGTTGTAAATATTGTTTCTGAAAAAG atgAAACTGATGCTCCCCAATCCCCCTCTGATATACATCTGGTACAAAGGAAAG GTGAATTCCTGCCACCTTTTGAAAAAG TTACAGAGATTATGAAAGCTGCCAAAGAtgacgctgctgctgctgctgctgctgctgctgctgctgcagagttAAGTGAAGCGCCAGACTCAAAGATCGAGGAGGAGGCTAAAGTTCCCACTGAAGCTGCCAGTGAAGCAGATGGGAACGAGGCGGAGGATG TGAAACATGTCGGCCTTGAAGAGACTAAACATGAACCATCActggaggaaggagaagaggtTGATATTTTGGGGGAGGATGCTGCACATgacgaggaggaagaagaggagaaaggttTTGGTACAGATGTTAAAACAGAAATTGAAGAAGAAGATGCACAGGAGCCAGAAACTAAAGGAGACGTGGTTCAAGCTaagggggaggaagagaggaccATAGCTGAAGACGTTTTGGtacaaagagagaaggaggaggaaacagagaaagatgCAAAAAAAGATCAGGAGAGGGATGAGGAGACCAAAACGGAAGATTtggtagaggaggaggaggaggaggaggaggaggaggaggaggaggaggaggaggagaccaAAGCTGAAGAAGTTTTTgtagaaggggaggaggaggaagatgaggggGAAACGCAAAAAGAAGATGCAgtagaaaaagaggagaagacCAAAACCGAAGACATtgtagaagaagagaaggaggagacaAAAAATAAGGACGATTTGGTAGAAGatggggagaaagaggaggaggaaatgagGGAGGAAGATGAGGCAGAGGACCCCAAAGCTGAAGAAGAGGCAGTAGAAGATAAGGCAGGTgacgagacaaaaacacaacttgtggtagaagaggaggacgaggaaaaggaagaggaggagggggaggtggaGACAAAAACTGAAGACCATTTGTTGAAAGCTAAAGAA gaggaggacacAAAAACTGACGTTCTGGTAGAAgatgaaaaggaggaaaagaaggaagagCACACAACAACTGAGGCAGAAGCTGATGAGGACGGGATTGAAGATGAAGATCTTGAAGTTGGTGAAGAAatagacaaagaaaacattgaaatgCCTGACACCGATGTCAAAGCTCAGTTTGTGAAAACTGACCAAGACGATCAAGCTTTAGATCAGGACGATGATGAGGCTttggaagaggaggaagaagaagaacaactgGAAAAAATGGAGGTAGATGATGAAGGCAAACAGCCATCTGTCCAACAACTTGATCTGAAAATTCTGTTAGCT gaagaagaaacactggTTCACGACCAAGACGAATACAATGACGTCATTGACGATCATCgggatgaaaacaacaacaatagtgAAAGTGggaaaactgaactgaaaggaaagaggaaggtTCATATTCCGTTTGAGAGGCTCAGAAAACTCGGATCCAGAGCTTCTCAAAAACAGCACCTTCACAAACATGAGAAAG TTCTcaaagaagcaaaagaaagacatgCAATGAAAGACGTTAAAGATGCCATTCTTAAAG ACCTCAAAGCtgcaaaaactgaaaaggagaaaagagaagaggagatgaAAATTGAGGAAACCATAGagataaaattaaaagaagatAAGCTAAAGGAGGAGTACAAACCCCTTGAAAAGAAACCACTGAAGCCCAAAG AAAAAGAGCCTAAGGACAAGGAAGAATCTACAAAACCATCCACAGCGGAGGCAGAAGTACTGAAGCCTTCTAAGCAGAAAGATGACACAGCTGAACCTAAAAAGAAGAGACAAGTGACAAAAGactctgaagaaaaaaacagaacagaactgAAGAAACCACCTAAACAACAGAAAGAAGTCAAGAAACTGcctaaagaagagaaagaagttgATAAACCATctaaagaagagaaggaagacaagaaaccatctagagaagagaaagaagtcaagaaaccatctaaagaagagaaagaagacaggaaaccatctagagaaaagaaagaagacaagaaaccaTCTAAAGAAGAGACGGAAGACAAGAAACCAattagaaaagagaaagaagtcaagaaaccatctaaagaagaaaaaggagtcAAGAAACCATctagagaagagaaggaagacaagaaaccatctaaagagaaagaagacaagaaaccatctaaagaagagaaagaagtcaAGAAACCATCTAAAGAGAAAGAAGTCAAGAAACCATctagagaagagaaagaagacaaaaaaccatctaaggaagagaaagaagtcaAGAAACCTTCTAAAGAAGAGAAACCATctagagaagagaaagaagacaagaaagcATCTAAAGATAAAGAAGTCAAGAAACCAtctaaagaagagaaagaagacaagaaaccaTCTAAAGAAGCGAaagaagacaggaaaccatCTAAAGAGAAAGAAGTCAAGAAACCATctagagaggaggaagaagacaggATACCATCTAGAAAAGAGATAGAAGACAAGAAACCAtctaaagagaaagaagacaagaaaccatctaaagaagagaaagaggtaaAGAAACCatctaaagaaaaagaagtcaaGAAACCCTCtagagaagacaaaaaagaccaaaaaacatctaaggaagagaaagaagtcaAGAAAACTTCTAAAGAAGAGAAACCTTctagagaagagaaagaacacAGGAAACCATctagagaaaagaaagaa
- the LOC117936239 gene encoding uncharacterized protein LOC117936239 isoform X2 produces METSGNVPEVKVFPPTNKSENSLQLLSPEVTVNQTFHVNPHQDRFLPTCCTDADYFCQKTSRKVGQVNQEFRSQPAGEGQHFELTEHREPEDRGASFVRMNLLRGPRPAETRQGDTRRECCCCVRGPNRCGTTEPANRDTTRGENNSQLQSDEEDLEPPLPLRSDDQCPNYRPRPPPHHYMYNYDLYHTMDVRYYHSAGQGKCNLNPINTLPPQSCHAAPCQYRRAWDDSQNCVAQGSVSVNVPQFSVPPVEALLRVNVMNQSSARAEGLVSHPHEKRRTISLPDECRNVFITHSSDISSEIVPFVDFLTKHGFRPAIDIFDNPMRRMDINKWKDSYLKHQSALIVIAISPKYKSDIEGCVVDSHDRHTKYIHSMMLNEFIQQGSLNFRFIPLLFLNASQKHIPSWLQNTRVFRWPQDAEDVLLRLLREERYVPTPVPPELTLIIRPVAPSAATTL; encoded by the exons ATGGAGACATCTGGAAATGTCCCAGAGGTCAAAGTTTTTCCCCCCACAAATAAGTCAGAAAATTCCCTTCAACTGTTAAGCCCTGAAGTTACAGTAAACCAAACCTTTCATGTTAACCCACACCAGGATAGATTCTTACCAACCTGTTGCACGGATGCAGATTATTTCTGCCAAAAAACATCACGTAAAGTTGGACAAGTGAACCAAGAGTTTAGGAGTCAACCAGCTGGAGAGGGGCAGCATTTTGAGCTGACAGAACACAGAGAGCCAGAAGATAGAGGAGCATCTTTCGTCAGGATGAATCTCCTTCGTGGACCTCGTCCTGCAGAGACCAGGCAGGGTGACACCAGAAGAGAGTGCTGCTGTTGTGTCCGTGGACCTAACCGGTGTGGAACAACAGAGCCtgcaaacagagacacaacTAG ggGTGAAAACAATTCTCAGCTTCAGAGTGATGAGGAGGATCTTGAGCCACCCTTGCCGCTAAGATCTGATGATCAGTGTCCAAACTACAGACCCCGTCCACCTCCTCACCACTACATGTACAACTACG ACTTGTATCATACGATGGATGTCAGGTATTATCACTCTGCAGGACAAGGGAAGTGCAACCTCAATCCCATCAACACACTCCCTCCTCAGTCATGTCACGCTGCTCCCTGTCAGTACAGAAGAGCCTGGGATGACTCCCAAAACTG CGTGGCTCAGGGAAGTGTTTCAGTTAATGTCCCTCAGTTCTCCGTGCCCCCTGTGGAGGCCTTGTTGCGGGTCAACGTGATGAACCAGAGCTCGGCAAGAGCAGAGGGGTTGGTCTCACATCCACATGAGAAAAGAAGAACCATCAGTCTGCCTGATGAGTGCC GAAACGTTTTTATAACTCATTCTTCAGACATTTCTTCAGAGATAGTTCCCTTTGTAGACTTTCTCACAAAGCACGGTTTTCGACCAGCT ATTGACATATTTGATAACCCCATGAGACGCATGGATATCAACAAGTGGAAGGACAGTTACCTGAAGCAT CAATCAGCCCTGATTGTCATCGCCATTAGTCCAAAGTACAAGTCGGACATTGAAGGATGTGTAGTGGATAGCCATGATCGACACACTAAATATATTCACTCCATG ATGCTGAATGAATTCATCCAGCAAGGCAGCTTGAATTTTAGATTCATACCGCTTCTCTTCTTAAACGCATCCCAG AAACACATCCCAAGTTGGCTTCAGAACACCAGAGTTTTCCGCTGGCCGCAGGACGCTGAAGATGTGTTACTGCGGTTACTCCGGGAGGAGAGATACGTTCCTACTCCTGTTCCTCCGGAGCTCACCCTCATCATCAGGCCTGTGGCCCCCAGTGCTGCAACTACACTGTAA
- the LOC117936239 gene encoding uncharacterized protein LOC117936239 isoform X4 produces MNLLRGPRPAETRQGDTRRECCCCVRGPNRCGTTEPANRDTTRGENNSQLQSDEEDLEPPLPLRSDDQCPNYRPRPPPHHYMYNYDLYHTMDVRYYHSAGQGKCNLNPINTLPPQSCHAAPCQYRRAWDDSQNWLQCQGNFMNDSVAQGSVSVNVPQFSVPPVEALLRVNVMNQSSARAEGLVSHPHEKRRTISLPDECRNVFITHSSDISSEIVPFVDFLTKHGFRPAIDIFDNPMRRMDINKWKDSYLKHQSALIVIAISPKYKSDIEGCVVDSHDRHTKYIHSMMLNEFIQQGSLNFRFIPLLFLNASQKHIPSWLQNTRVFRWPQDAEDVLLRLLREERYVPTPVPPELTLIIRPVAPSAATTL; encoded by the exons ATGAATCTCCTTCGTGGACCTCGTCCTGCAGAGACCAGGCAGGGTGACACCAGAAGAGAGTGCTGCTGTTGTGTCCGTGGACCTAACCGGTGTGGAACAACAGAGCCtgcaaacagagacacaacTAG ggGTGAAAACAATTCTCAGCTTCAGAGTGATGAGGAGGATCTTGAGCCACCCTTGCCGCTAAGATCTGATGATCAGTGTCCAAACTACAGACCCCGTCCACCTCCTCACCACTACATGTACAACTACG ACTTGTATCATACGATGGATGTCAGGTATTATCACTCTGCAGGACAAGGGAAGTGCAACCTCAATCCCATCAACACACTCCCTCCTCAGTCATGTCACGCTGCTCCCTGTCAGTACAGAAGAGCCTGGGATGACTCCCAAAACTG GCTCCAGTGCCAAGGTAACTTTATGAATGACAGCGTGGCTCAGGGAAGTGTTTCAGTTAATGTCCCTCAGTTCTCCGTGCCCCCTGTGGAGGCCTTGTTGCGGGTCAACGTGATGAACCAGAGCTCGGCAAGAGCAGAGGGGTTGGTCTCACATCCACATGAGAAAAGAAGAACCATCAGTCTGCCTGATGAGTGCC GAAACGTTTTTATAACTCATTCTTCAGACATTTCTTCAGAGATAGTTCCCTTTGTAGACTTTCTCACAAAGCACGGTTTTCGACCAGCT ATTGACATATTTGATAACCCCATGAGACGCATGGATATCAACAAGTGGAAGGACAGTTACCTGAAGCAT CAATCAGCCCTGATTGTCATCGCCATTAGTCCAAAGTACAAGTCGGACATTGAAGGATGTGTAGTGGATAGCCATGATCGACACACTAAATATATTCACTCCATG ATGCTGAATGAATTCATCCAGCAAGGCAGCTTGAATTTTAGATTCATACCGCTTCTCTTCTTAAACGCATCCCAG AAACACATCCCAAGTTGGCTTCAGAACACCAGAGTTTTCCGCTGGCCGCAGGACGCTGAAGATGTGTTACTGCGGTTACTCCGGGAGGAGAGATACGTTCCTACTCCTGTTCCTCCGGAGCTCACCCTCATCATCAGGCCTGTGGCCCCCAGTGCTGCAACTACACTGTAA